A window of Proteus columbae contains these coding sequences:
- a CDS encoding HlyD family type I secretion periplasmic adaptor subunit, which yields MITKKNEIDIVHGISDDPRKFLIIGWSVILLGLAIFIFWAAIAPLDKGVSAKGNVSISGNKKSVQASVEGIITDILVKNGDSVIEGQTLIQLSPIQSKALVKSLSDQYDNLLITQQRLYAQLNEKTEFILDPNEKYYSPSENLNKLSLLQNKLLNEKYIELHSEINGYKAIIDGISNRLVHLKRSTLNKQHQIDSLKIQIKDLYTLANEGYIPRHRYQEIERELAENNNHLNDTYGQISTLEKQKLEYQQKILQRNANFYQSARTELNQVQLQISETEKQLIIEIDKLKKMQITAPISGIVMDLSVFTQGGVVRTGQTLMEVVPQDHQLIIEARLAPHLIDKVTLGLPVDLMFSAFNQNTTPKIPGEVTLISADRLIDERTTEPYYQVFINVKDNALLTDNKNKLKAGMPVDVFINTGDRSLLNYLFKPVLDRIHTSLTEE from the coding sequence ATGATCACAAAAAAAAATGAAATCGATATTGTTCATGGTATTTCAGATGATCCTAGAAAATTCTTAATAATAGGATGGTCAGTTATTCTTTTAGGTCTTGCTATTTTTATTTTTTGGGCTGCCATTGCTCCTTTAGATAAAGGCGTATCTGCAAAAGGAAATGTTTCAATTTCAGGTAATAAAAAGAGTGTTCAAGCTTCAGTAGAAGGTATTATCACTGACATTTTAGTGAAGAATGGTGATAGCGTAATCGAAGGCCAAACGCTTATTCAATTAAGCCCTATTCAATCGAAAGCTTTAGTCAAATCTTTATCTGATCAATATGATAATTTACTGATTACTCAACAACGCTTATATGCTCAATTAAATGAAAAAACAGAGTTTATCTTAGATCCCAATGAAAAATATTATTCTCCTTCAGAGAATTTAAATAAATTATCCCTACTGCAAAATAAACTACTTAATGAAAAGTATATTGAATTGCATAGTGAGATAAATGGCTATAAAGCTATTATTGATGGTATTTCTAATCGTTTAGTTCATTTAAAAAGATCTACATTAAATAAACAACATCAAATTGATAGCTTAAAAATTCAAATCAAAGATTTATATACTCTTGCTAATGAGGGCTATATTCCCCGTCATCGTTATCAAGAAATTGAACGTGAACTTGCTGAAAATAATAACCATCTTAATGATACATATGGACAAATAAGTACATTAGAAAAACAAAAATTGGAATATCAACAAAAAATATTGCAACGTAATGCTAATTTTTACCAATCGGCACGTACTGAACTTAACCAAGTTCAATTACAAATAAGTGAAACAGAAAAACAACTTATCATTGAAATAGATAAACTAAAAAAGATGCAAATTACTGCCCCAATTTCGGGAATAGTAATGGATTTATCTGTTTTTACCCAAGGTGGCGTTGTAAGAACAGGTCAAACATTAATGGAAGTTGTTCCTCAAGATCATCAATTAATTATTGAGGCACGTTTAGCACCTCACCTCATTGATAAAGTTACCCTTGGTCTTCCTGTTGATTTAATGTTTAGTGCATTCAATCAAAATACAACACCTAAAATTCCTGGAGAGGTAACATTAATTTCAGCAGATAGACTTATTGATGAAAGAACAACTGAACCTTATTACCAAGTATTTATTAATGTTAAAGATAATGCTCTTCTTACAGACAATAAAAATAAATTAAAGGCTGGAATGCCGGTTGATGTATTTATTAATACAGGCGATCGCTCATTACTAAATTATCTCTTCAAGCCTGTTTTAGATAGGATCCATACTTCATTAACGGAAGAATAA
- a CDS encoding nucleoside permease gives MGIKIQLKGMMFMQYFIWGSWLITLGAYMMQTLNFTGIEVGLVYGSKGIAALIMPGLLGIIADKFIPANRLYIICHLICAVALFFAASVTDPTIMFWVMFINALAFMPTIALSNSIGYFCLNKHKLDSVANFPPIRVFGTIGFIIAMWCVSLFKLELSNTQLYIASVASLCLALYSFCLPKIPTAQHKQSTSWASRLGLDAFVLFKKPIMAVFFLFAMLLGAVLQITNTFGSPFIHDFAKNPEFADSLIVQYPSILLSVSQMAEVAFILAIPFFLKRFGIKKVMLISMIAWTLRFGLFAYGDPSPWGFVLLMLSMIVYGCAFDFFNISGSIYIENEVNPEIRASAQGLFMTMVNGVGAYAGSILSGMVVDHFTVNGMKNWQSIWLIFASYTLILAIVFIFAFKENKVSNYKKDFHN, from the coding sequence ATGGGTATAAAAATACAGCTCAAAGGCATGATGTTTATGCAATATTTTATCTGGGGAAGTTGGTTAATTACCCTAGGTGCATACATGATGCAAACATTAAACTTCACAGGGATTGAAGTTGGATTAGTTTATGGCTCTAAAGGCATTGCTGCTCTGATTATGCCTGGTTTATTAGGTATCATTGCCGATAAATTTATTCCTGCAAATCGCTTATATATTATTTGTCATCTTATTTGTGCTGTTGCTTTATTCTTTGCGGCATCAGTGACTGATCCAACAATCATGTTCTGGGTTATGTTCATTAATGCATTAGCATTTATGCCAACTATTGCGCTTTCAAATTCAATTGGTTATTTTTGCTTAAATAAACACAAGCTAGATTCTGTTGCTAATTTTCCTCCTATTCGTGTTTTCGGTACGATAGGTTTTATTATCGCCATGTGGTGTGTAAGTTTATTTAAATTAGAACTCAGCAACACTCAATTATATATTGCATCAGTAGCTTCTCTTTGTTTAGCTCTCTATTCATTTTGCTTACCTAAAATTCCAACAGCCCAGCATAAACAATCAACCTCTTGGGCATCTCGTTTGGGATTAGATGCCTTTGTTTTATTCAAAAAACCAATAATGGCAGTTTTCTTTTTATTTGCCATGCTATTAGGTGCGGTACTTCAAATTACCAATACTTTTGGTAGTCCTTTTATTCATGATTTTGCTAAAAATCCTGAATTTGCTGATAGTTTAATTGTTCAATATCCATCAATTTTATTATCAGTATCACAAATGGCTGAAGTTGCCTTTATTTTAGCAATTCCTTTTTTCCTAAAACGCTTTGGTATTAAAAAAGTCATGTTAATTAGTATGATTGCATGGACTTTACGTTTCGGATTATTTGCCTATGGTGATCCATCTCCTTGGGGATTTGTATTGCTAATGCTTTCAATGATTGTTTATGGTTGTGCATTTGATTTCTTTAATATTTCAGGCTCTATCTATATTGAAAATGAAGTTAACCCTGAAATAAGAGCCAGTGCTCAAGGGTTATTTATGACCATGGTCAATGGTGTTGGTGCATACGCAGGCTCTATTTTAAGTGGTATGGTCGTTGATCATTTTACAGTTAATGGAATGAAAAACTGGCAATCTATTTGGTTAATTTTTGCATCCTATACACTTATACTTGCTATTGTATTTATATTTGCATTTAAAGAAAATAAGGTGAGTAATTATAAAAAAGATTTTCATAATTAA
- a CDS encoding serralysin family metalloprotease translates to MGSSLLKKAVGLSNVSDLLDKSGIFYNFSAKTLPSFDYDTAGKHIARENSTWNGKYVIGQAAEVTYSFPTWAGKKFNDFGDKKPYGFNSAQKDHARQSLDAWSDIANIKFTEVAPGAKSDITFGNITDPNGTFQAYATLPNTYSYGRDLSGQAWFSDYYYAGNTTPELGNYGRLTIIHEIGHALGLMHPGDYNAGQNVPGYLKSDYAEDSRQYTVMSYWDEYETGAHFQGAYAGAPLLHDISAMQYLYGANTTTRTGDDVYGFNSNTGIDYYTATSRNDKLIFSVWDSAGNDTFDFSGYYQDQVIDLREGHFSDVGGLQKNVSIAQGVTIENAIGGSGNDIIYGNDADNILIGGGGNDILYGGAGQDTLWGGTGSNTFVYKDITDSLVSAADKIMDFKSGIDKIDLSALIENTFSHKLLNFVDNFTGRAGEATIKYDQSTNSSELAINAYGYSPDFKIDIVGFVNYETDFIV, encoded by the coding sequence ATGGGTTCTTCTTTATTAAAAAAAGCAGTAGGATTATCTAATGTTTCTGACTTATTAGATAAAAGTGGAATTTTTTATAATTTCTCAGCTAAGACTCTACCTTCTTTTGATTATGATACTGCTGGAAAACATATTGCACGCGAAAATTCCACATGGAATGGGAAATATGTTATTGGACAAGCGGCAGAAGTGACATATTCATTCCCAACTTGGGCTGGTAAAAAGTTTAATGATTTTGGTGATAAAAAGCCCTATGGATTTAATTCAGCGCAAAAAGATCATGCAAGACAATCTTTAGATGCATGGTCTGATATTGCAAATATCAAATTTACTGAAGTAGCACCAGGTGCAAAATCAGATATTACTTTTGGTAATATCACTGATCCAAACGGTACATTCCAAGCTTATGCGACGTTGCCAAATACCTATAGTTATGGACGTGATCTTTCAGGACAAGCTTGGTTTAGTGATTATTATTATGCTGGTAATACAACACCTGAATTAGGTAATTACGGTCGTTTAACTATTATCCATGAAATTGGTCATGCCCTTGGTTTAATGCACCCTGGTGATTATAACGCAGGGCAAAACGTACCTGGCTATTTAAAATCTGACTACGCTGAAGATAGTCGCCAATATACTGTTATGAGTTATTGGGATGAATATGAAACAGGCGCACACTTCCAAGGTGCTTATGCCGGAGCTCCTTTACTTCATGATATTTCAGCAATGCAATATCTTTATGGCGCAAATACCACAACCAGAACAGGTGATGATGTTTACGGTTTCAACTCAAACACTGGTATTGATTATTACACGGCAACAAGCAGAAACGATAAATTAATATTCTCTGTTTGGGACAGTGCTGGTAACGATACTTTTGACTTCTCAGGATATTATCAAGATCAAGTTATTGATTTACGTGAGGGTCATTTCTCTGATGTTGGCGGACTACAGAAAAACGTTTCTATTGCACAAGGTGTGACAATAGAAAATGCAATCGGTGGCTCTGGTAATGATATTATCTACGGCAATGATGCTGATAATATTCTCATCGGCGGTGGCGGTAACGACATACTGTATGGTGGCGCTGGTCAAGATACATTATGGGGTGGTACAGGCAGCAATACCTTTGTTTATAAAGATATCACTGACTCTCTGGTATCTGCCGCTGACAAGATAATGGACTTCAAATCAGGTATTGATAAGATTGATTTATCAGCATTAATAGAAAATACCTTTAGTCATAAACTCCTTAACTTTGTTGATAATTTTACAGGTCGCGCAGGTGAAGCAACCATTAAATATGATCAATCAACAAACTCAAGTGAACTTGCTATTAATGCTTATGGTTATAGCCCTGATTTCAAAATTGACATTGTAGGATTTGTTAATTACGAAACTGACTTTATTGTTTAA
- a CDS encoding M10 family metallopeptidase C-terminal domain-containing protein, whose translation MNNTHQNDPLENSDIINLIKSFRPLRRWKKQDPNSDFTEVTYSFPDWSNLRGEEYKTITTSNQYQQELAEKTLQLWADIANITFVKKENKYDTNIKFGVYNNINELTKDNSHLVAGVATFPLNNTEPDKKIEKITDYSIGGHVWINISSTTRIKKFNKHEMTPEQKNEIDLFKEKSDNIKYYYIETDTHITLYKNNNENGHINNQPIILQKGNKETQTYIHETGHALGLPHTFRVNDHNNPDIEENSFKYSIMSYRHPKTKEADLGGFFPMSPLLIDIYVIQKFYGANVTTRTDDTIYGFNSNTERDCYSLTSPDDIIISCIWDAGGCDTLDFSKYTVNQKIDLNQGAFSDIGGLKSNISIAYETIIENVIGGEDNDHIIGNEVNNHLIGNHGNDIIYGYDGDDKIFGGKGSDALYGNEGNDFINGEDGCDIISGGNGHNMLFGGKNADMFFFEISNKTNSHNKIMDYNINEDFLIFLDENKISLNIKELISQNSISLNMSFQEEDNLTKLAIKTKEQLEVPNLTIDIVGNFSYEDLFY comes from the coding sequence ATGAATAATACTCATCAAAATGACCCTCTAGAAAATAGTGATATTATCAATCTAATAAAGAGTTTTAGACCTCTACGCAGATGGAAAAAACAAGATCCTAATAGTGATTTTACTGAAGTAACATATAGCTTTCCTGACTGGAGCAATTTAAGGGGTGAGGAATATAAAACTATTACAACATCAAATCAATATCAACAAGAACTTGCCGAAAAAACATTACAACTATGGGCTGACATTGCCAATATTACATTCGTTAAGAAAGAAAATAAATATGATACTAATATTAAATTTGGTGTTTATAATAATATAAATGAACTAACGAAAGATAATTCTCATTTAGTCGCTGGTGTTGCAACATTCCCATTAAATAATACAGAGCCAGATAAAAAAATAGAAAAAATCACTGATTACAGTATAGGAGGACATGTTTGGATTAATATATCTTCAACTACACGTATAAAAAAATTCAATAAACATGAAATGACACCAGAGCAAAAAAATGAAATAGATTTATTTAAAGAAAAATCAGACAATATAAAATATTATTATATAGAAACAGATACTCATATTACTTTATATAAAAACAATAATGAAAATGGTCATATAAATAATCAACCTATAATATTACAAAAAGGAAATAAAGAAACTCAAACTTATATACATGAAACTGGACACGCTCTTGGTTTACCACATACCTTTAGAGTAAATGATCATAATAATCCTGATATTGAAGAAAATAGTTTTAAATATTCTATAATGTCATACCGCCACCCAAAAACAAAAGAAGCTGATTTAGGTGGTTTTTTTCCTATGTCTCCATTATTAATCGATATATATGTCATTCAAAAATTCTATGGAGCAAATGTAACAACTCGAACCGATGATACGATTTATGGCTTTAATTCTAATACAGAAAGAGACTGTTATAGTTTAACTTCACCAGACGATATCATTATTAGTTGTATTTGGGATGCCGGTGGCTGTGATACTCTGGATTTTTCAAAATATACTGTAAATCAAAAAATAGATCTTAATCAAGGTGCCTTTTCTGATATTGGCGGGCTAAAAAGTAACATTTCTATTGCGTATGAAACAATAATTGAAAACGTAATAGGAGGTGAGGATAACGATCATATCATTGGTAATGAAGTAAATAACCACCTAATTGGCAATCATGGTAATGATATTATTTATGGATATGATGGGGATGATAAAATTTTTGGCGGTAAAGGTAGTGATGCACTTTATGGTAATGAGGGTAATGATTTCATTAATGGAGAAGATGGCTGCGATATAATTTCTGGAGGTAATGGACATAATATGCTGTTCGGAGGAAAGAATGCTGATATGTTTTTTTTCGAAATTAGCAACAAGACAAATAGCCATAATAAAATCATGGATTATAATATAAATGAAGATTTCCTTATTTTTCTAGATGAAAACAAAATAAGCCTAAATATCAAGGAACTTATATCTCAAAATTCAATTTCGCTTAATATGAGTTTTCAAGAAGAAGATAATTTAACAAAATTAGCAATAAAAACAAAAGAACAACTAGAAGTTCCAAATTTAACAATAGATATTGTTGGGAATTTTAGTTATGAAGATCTATTTTATTAA
- a CDS encoding TolC family outer membrane protein: MMQIKKLSTILFIWMLSFHALAINLSDLYFLAVKNDPTFNAAIKEQVAGKEYENIGLSQLLPSVHVNYQNNPRNWQRKVYPINTNQGEMERTEYQNYQSHSISAIISQPLFDYTAFSDYKSSVIKTLLSDSRYQVKFSELVIRLVDNYIELAYAQDKLLLNLSQQEIYKKQLTSSQRLFELGEGTKTDISEIQTRLYLTQSQYTDIQLELDNAKNKLSSMIGTPLPYAEHIAKLSSNRFILQPITPNNYESWENEVMQSNLNIQTARYEMAIAKQEVEKNRGEFFPTVQLYASYSNSDSDSNNTVNQKYQSANVGFYVSLPLFNGGKTTASMRQSTALYQMSAFERDSIIQQITQELRHQYQICTTSNIKLNAYEQSVSSAKLQLDATQKSYIGGQRTMVDVLNAEELLYRAQQDLIKAKYDYIQAWTLLHQYTNTLDIEKIKLIEGYFQ, translated from the coding sequence ATGATGCAAATAAAAAAACTCTCTACCATTTTATTTATATGGATGCTAAGTTTTCACGCTTTGGCGATCAATTTATCTGATCTTTATTTCTTAGCAGTAAAAAATGACCCTACGTTTAATGCTGCGATTAAAGAACAGGTTGCGGGTAAAGAGTATGAAAATATTGGATTATCTCAATTACTCCCAAGCGTACATGTAAACTATCAAAACAACCCACGAAATTGGCAACGAAAAGTTTATCCTATTAATACGAATCAAGGGGAAATGGAAAGAACAGAATATCAAAATTATCAAAGCCATTCTATCAGTGCAATTATTAGCCAACCACTCTTTGATTACACTGCATTTAGTGATTACAAATCATCGGTAATCAAAACATTATTATCAGACAGCCGTTATCAAGTAAAATTTTCCGAGCTAGTGATCAGATTAGTGGATAATTATATAGAATTGGCTTATGCACAGGATAAATTATTATTAAACCTTTCACAGCAAGAGATTTATAAAAAGCAGCTAACATCAAGTCAGCGTCTATTCGAATTAGGTGAAGGAACAAAAACAGATATTTCAGAGATCCAAACGCGATTATATTTAACTCAATCTCAATATACAGATATTCAGCTTGAATTAGATAATGCTAAAAATAAACTAAGTTCAATGATTGGCACGCCACTACCTTATGCAGAACATATAGCAAAATTAAGCAGTAATCGCTTTATATTACAACCTATCACACCCAATAATTACGAGTCATGGGAAAATGAGGTTATGCAAAGCAACCTCAATATTCAAACAGCTCGTTATGAAATGGCAATAGCAAAACAAGAAGTGGAGAAAAATAGAGGTGAATTTTTCCCGACAGTGCAACTCTATGCCTCTTATTCTAATAGTGATTCCGATAGTAATAATACTGTAAATCAAAAATATCAATCAGCGAACGTCGGTTTTTATGTCAGTTTGCCTTTATTTAATGGTGGAAAAACAACAGCTTCAATGCGTCAATCTACTGCATTGTATCAAATGAGTGCTTTTGAAAGAGATTCAATTATCCAACAAATCACGCAAGAACTACGTCATCAATACCAAATATGTACAACGAGTAATATTAAATTGAATGCTTATGAGCAGTCCGTTTCCTCTGCTAAATTACAATTAGATGCGACTCAAAAAAGTTATATTGGTGGGCAGAGGACAATGGTTGATGTTCTTAATGCTGAAGAATTATTATATCGCGCTCAACAAGATTTGATTAAAGCTAAATATGATTATATTCAGGCTTGGACATTATTACATCAATACACTAATACATTAGATATTGAAAAAATAAAATTAATTGAAGGTTATTTTCAATAG
- a CDS encoding purine-nucleoside phosphorylase has protein sequence MHQISEINKAKEFVQSKTTEKPTIGIILGSGLGPFADTLEDAVHIPYHTIPHFAASGAVGHANELVIGKIAGKTVVAMKGRFHYYEGVSLDEVTFPVRVMKALGVEKLIITNACGAVNTDFNPGDLMLITDHINLTANNPLIGPNNPELGVRFLDVSEVYNKAMRQIVIDIAKEQDITLRQGVYAWWTGPTYETPAEIRMIRTLGADAVGMSTVPEALIARHSGIDTIGISCLTNMACGILEQPLSHDEVIETAERVKSTFLKLISEVIARL, from the coding sequence ATGCACCAGATTTCTGAAATTAATAAAGCAAAAGAATTTGTTCAATCTAAAACCACAGAAAAACCAACTATTGGGATCATTTTAGGATCAGGTTTAGGTCCTTTTGCCGATACATTAGAAGATGCCGTACATATTCCTTATCACACCATTCCACACTTTGCAGCATCAGGAGCGGTGGGGCATGCTAATGAATTAGTGATTGGTAAAATTGCAGGAAAAACGGTTGTTGCAATGAAAGGTCGTTTTCATTACTACGAAGGTGTATCGCTCGATGAAGTCACCTTTCCTGTTCGTGTAATGAAAGCATTGGGTGTTGAAAAGCTGATTATCACTAACGCATGTGGCGCTGTAAATACAGATTTTAATCCTGGTGATCTAATGCTAATTACGGATCATATTAATCTAACGGCAAACAACCCACTGATTGGGCCAAATAACCCCGAATTAGGTGTTCGTTTTCTAGATGTGAGTGAAGTTTATAACAAAGCTATGCGCCAAATTGTTATTGATATTGCCAAAGAGCAAGACATTACCTTACGTCAAGGTGTTTATGCATGGTGGACAGGGCCAACTTATGAAACCCCAGCAGAAATTCGCATGATAAGAACATTAGGTGCCGATGCCGTAGGCATGTCAACCGTTCCAGAAGCACTTATTGCTCGCCATTCAGGTATTGATACCATTGGTATTTCATGCTTAACCAATATGGCTTGTGGCATTTTAGAACAGCCTCTTAGTCATGATGAAGTTATTGAAACCGCAGAACGTGTGAAATCTACCTTCTTAAAACTGATCAGTGAAGTGATCGCTCGCTTATAA
- a CDS encoding type I secretion system permease/ATPase, producing MSASKNNNEITNIIKERKKVFLSIGIFTALINILMLVPSIYMLQVYDRVLPSGNEMTLLMLTLIMLALFIFMGGLEYLRSIIVIRMSNKLDLSLNSRIYTAAYQAKLNKTPGINSSLAFNDLVTIRQFITSHAIFAFFDLPWFPIYLLVIALFNPWLGLFALCGAIVLFSLAILNEYLSRSSLKKANEFANQAQVIQGHHFEHPQPIEAMGMLGYLRNQWQIAHFKYLQAQTHASDNAAGINAITKVTRMALQSLMLGLGGWLAIDNTISPGMMIAGSILLGRALAPIEQVIGVWKNWDSSKEAYKRLTTLLKTYPEENKKMALPAPKGELTVNINQAQYPQTERTLLNNIHFSLSPSDVLGIIGPSASGKSSLAKFIVGIWEVKTGAIRLDNADIYQWNKSEVGQYIGYLPQEIALFPGTIAENIARFSEIDPQKVTQAAMMANVHEMILRFPDGYETVIGAHGEGLSGGQRQRIALARALYGDPALVVLDEPNSNLDDLGIKALMQAIQTLKQNKKTVILITHQKQLLSVTNKLLVLFDGHTKLFGSTTAVIAELNNSSVIKSTPTPATTPITQSNI from the coding sequence ATGTCAGCAAGCAAAAACAATAATGAAATAACAAATATTATAAAAGAAAGAAAGAAAGTATTTCTTTCCATTGGAATATTTACAGCCTTAATAAATATTTTAATGTTAGTTCCTTCTATTTATATGTTGCAAGTTTATGATCGAGTCTTACCATCAGGTAATGAAATGACTTTATTAATGCTAACGCTCATTATGTTAGCATTATTTATTTTTATGGGAGGATTGGAATACTTAAGAAGCATTATTGTCATTAGAATGAGTAACAAACTTGATTTATCCTTAAACTCAAGAATTTATACCGCTGCATATCAAGCAAAATTAAACAAAACGCCCGGTATTAATTCCTCTTTAGCATTTAATGACTTAGTGACTATTAGGCAATTTATTACAAGCCACGCTATTTTTGCATTTTTTGATTTACCTTGGTTCCCTATTTATCTTCTTGTTATCGCATTATTTAATCCATGGTTAGGATTATTTGCATTATGTGGTGCGATCGTTTTATTTTCTTTAGCAATTCTTAATGAGTACTTGTCTCGATCATCATTAAAAAAGGCCAATGAGTTTGCTAATCAAGCTCAGGTAATACAAGGTCATCATTTTGAACATCCACAGCCTATTGAAGCAATGGGAATGCTAGGTTATTTACGTAACCAATGGCAAATTGCTCACTTTAAATATCTACAAGCACAAACTCATGCAAGTGATAATGCAGCAGGTATCAATGCAATAACAAAAGTCACCCGAATGGCACTGCAATCTTTAATGCTAGGATTAGGTGGGTGGCTAGCAATAGATAATACAATTAGCCCAGGAATGATGATCGCAGGATCAATACTATTAGGTCGCGCTTTAGCGCCAATTGAACAAGTTATTGGTGTATGGAAAAACTGGGATAGTAGTAAAGAAGCTTATAAAAGGTTAACCACACTATTAAAAACGTATCCTGAAGAAAATAAAAAAATGGCGCTGCCTGCTCCTAAAGGTGAATTAACAGTAAATATTAATCAAGCTCAATATCCTCAAACGGAACGCACACTATTAAATAATATTCATTTTTCACTAAGCCCCAGCGATGTACTTGGCATTATTGGCCCTAGTGCTTCAGGAAAATCCTCTTTAGCTAAATTTATTGTGGGCATATGGGAAGTTAAGACGGGTGCCATACGCCTTGATAATGCAGATATATATCAATGGAATAAAAGTGAAGTTGGCCAATATATTGGGTACCTTCCTCAAGAAATCGCCCTTTTCCCTGGCACGATTGCCGAAAATATTGCCCGCTTTTCTGAAATAGATCCTCAAAAAGTCACTCAAGCTGCAATGATGGCAAATGTTCATGAAATGATTTTACGTTTTCCTGATGGTTATGAAACCGTTATTGGCGCTCATGGTGAAGGATTATCAGGAGGACAACGACAACGTATTGCGTTAGCTCGCGCATTATATGGTGACCCTGCTCTAGTCGTTTTAGATGAACCCAATTCTAATTTGGATGATTTGGGCATTAAAGCTCTAATGCAGGCAATTCAAACACTTAAGCAAAATAAAAAAACCGTTATATTAATCACGCATCAAAAACAATTACTCTCAGTGACCAATAAACTCTTGGTTCTTTTCGATGGTCACACCAAATTATTTGGCTCTACAACAGCTGTTATTGCTGAGTTAAATAACTCATCAGTAATAAAGAGTACGCCAACACCAGCAACTACACCTATTACTCAAAGCAATATTTAA